The following proteins come from a genomic window of Meles meles chromosome 1, mMelMel3.1 paternal haplotype, whole genome shotgun sequence:
- the LRIG2 gene encoding leucine-rich repeats and immunoglobulin-like domains protein 2 isoform X3: protein MAPAPQGVREEPRLDCRSRALSRLFFLAQAALLLLPAARAGLCPAPCSCRVPLLDCSRRKLPAPSWRALSSPLPPDAASLDLSHNRLSNWNISLESQTLQEVKMNYNELTEIPYFGEPTSNITLLSLVHNIIPEINAEAFQFYLALENLDLSSNIISEIKTSSFPRMQLKYLNLSNNRITILEAGCFDNLSSSLLVVKLNRNRISMIPPKIFKLPHLQFLELKRNRIKVVEGLTFQGLDSLRSLKMQRNGISKLKDGAFFGLDNMEELELEHNNLTEVNKGWLYGLRMLQQLYVSQNAVERISPDAWEFCQRLSELDLSYNQLTRLDESAFVGLSLLERLNLGDNRVTHIADGVFRFLSNLQTLNLRNNEISWAIEDASEAFAGLTSLTKLILQGNQIKSITKKAFIGLESLEHLDLNNNAIMSIQENAFSQTRLKELILNTSSLLCDCHLKWLLQWLVDNNFQHSVNVSCAHPEWLAGQSILNVDLKDFVCDDFLKPQIKTHPENTVALRGMNVTLTCTAVSSSDSPMSTVWRKDSEILNDIDVENFVRYQQQAGEALEYTSVLHLFNVNFTDEGRYQCIVTNHFGSNYSQKAKLTVNEMPSFLKTPMDLTIRTGAMARLECAAEGHPAPQISWQKDGGTDFPAARERRMHVMPEDDVFFIANVKIEDMGIYSCMAQNIAGGLSANASLTVLETPSFIRPLEDKTVTRGETAVLQCIAGGSPAPRLNWTKDDGPLLVTERHFFAAANQLLIIVDAGLEDAGKYTCIMSNTLGTERGHIYLNVISSPNCDSSQSSIGHEDDGWTTVGIVIIVVVCCVVGTSLIWVIVIYHMRRKNEDYSITNTDIPSYLSSQGTLSEPQEGYSNSEAGSHQQLMPPANGYLHKGADGGPGTRVICSDCYDNANIYSRTREYCPYTYIAEEDVLDQTLSSLMVQMPKETYLAHPPPDAPTLESLVSSADKEMAAFPTNHERINEKKLPSTQMNGETLPRPLWNISKELGLPHPPFSQQPVLEPPQVHQNEGLAESGPDCSASPTPCHRLHDHAFNFGRTRNIQDGSEGT from the exons GGATCTGAGTCATAATCGGTTGTCTAACTGGAACATCAGTTTGGAATCTCAAACCTTACAAGAAGT GAAGATGAATTATAATGAGCTAACAGAAATCCCATATTTTGGAGAACCAACCTCTAATATTACTCTGCTCTCATT agtcCATAATATAATACCAGAAATAAATGCAGAAGCGTTTCAGTTTTACCTTGCTCTCGAGAATTTAGATCTCAGTTCAAATATAATATCAGAAATCAAGACCTCTTCATTTCCTCGAATGCAGCTTAAATACCT aaatttgAGTAATAATAGGATAACCATCTTGGAGGCTGGTTGCTTTGATAATTTATCCAGTTCCCTACTAGTGGTAAAGTTAAACAGGAACAGAATCAGCATGATTCCACCTAAGATTTTCAAGCTACCTCACCTCCAGTTCTT GGAACTTAAAAGAAACAGGATTAAAGTGGTGGAAGGTCTGACATTCCAAGGGCTTGACTCCTTAAGATCTTTGAAGATGCAGCGGAATGGTATTAGCAAACTTAAGGATGGAGCGTTTTTTGGCTTGGATAACATGGAAGAATT AGAACTAGAGCATAATAACCTTACAGAAGTGAACAAGGGATGGTTGTATGGCTTGCGAATGTTACAACAGCTCTATGTGAGCCAGAATGCTGTTGAAAGAATCAGCCCTGACGCGTGGGAGTTCTGCCAAAGACTATCTGAACT TGATTTGTCCTATAACCAGTTGACCCGCCTGGATGAATCTGCCTTTGTGGGTCTGAGCTTACTGGAGAGACTGAATTTAGGGGACAACAGAGTCACTCACATTGCTGATGGTGTATTTCGGTTTCTTTCCAATCTTCAGACACT aaacttaAGGAACAATGAAATTTCATGGGCCATAGAAGATGCTAGTGAAGCTTTTGCTGGACTCACAAGTCTCActaaatt AATCTTACAAGGAAATCAAATTAAGTCAATTACAAAGAAAGCATTCATTGGTCTTGAATCCCTTGAGCATCT AGATTTGAACAACAATGCTATAATGTCTATACAAGAAAATGCTTTTTCTCAGACTCGCTTGAAAGAACT GATTCTGAACACAAGCAGTTTACTCTGTGACTGCCATTTGAAGTGGTTGCTTCAGTGGCTGGTGGATAATAACTTCCAGCATTCTGTGAACGTAAGCTGTGCACACCCTGAATGGCTAGCAGGGCAGAGCATCCTGAACGTGGACCTGAAAGACTTTGTCTgtg atgATTTCCTCAAGCCACAGATAAAAACGCATCCTGAAAATACAGTTGCTCTAAGAGGCATGAATGTGACTCTGACGTGCACTGCAGTGAGCAGCAGCGACTCACCCATGTCTACTGTGTGGCGCAAAGACAGTGAAATCCTGAATGACATCGATGTTGAGAATTTTGTTCGTTATCAGCAGCAAGCTGGAGAAGCTCTAGAATATACGAGTGTCTTACATCTTTTCAATGTGAATTTCACAGATGAAGGAAGATATCAGTGTATCGTTACTAATCACTTTGGATCTAATTATTCTCAAAAAGCCAAACTGACTGTGAATG AGATGCCTTCTTTCCTGAAGACTCCAATGGATCTCACTATCCGCACTGGTGCCATGGCCAGATTAGAATGTGCTGCAGAGGGGCACCCTGCACCTCAGATTTCTTGGCAGAAAGATGGTGGCACCGACTTCCCTGCAGCTCGAGAAAGACGCATGCATGTCATGCCTGAGGATGATGTCTTCTTCATTGCCAACGTGAAAATAGAAGACATGGGAATCTATAGCTGCATGGCACAAAATATAGCCGGAGGCCTCTCAGCAAATGCCTCTCTCACAGTATTAG AGACACCCTCATTTATCAGACCCCTGGAGGATAAGACAGTAACCCGAGGTGAGACTGCAGTATTACAGTGCATAGCTGGAGGGAGTCCTGCCCCTCGTCTCAACTGGACCAAAGATGACGGGCCACTGCTGGTGACAGAACGGCACTTCTTTGCGGCAGCCAACCAGCTTCTCATCATTGTTGATGCTGGCCTGGAAGATGCTGGGAAATACACCTGCATTATGTCTAACACCCTTGGGACAGAACGTGGTCACATTTACCTAAATGTCATTTCATCTCCCAATTGTGACTCTTCCCAGAGTAGCATTGGGCATGAAGATGATGGCTGGACCACAGTTGGCATTGTCATCATTGTTGTGGTCTGCTGTGTTGTGGGCACCTCTTTGATCTGGGTCATTGTTATTTACCAcatgagaaggaagaatgaagacTACAGTATCACAAACACAG ACATTCCCAGCTACTTGTCTTCCCAAGGAACACTGTCAGAGCCGCAGGAAGGCTACAGCAACTCTGAGGCAGGCAGTCATCAGCAACTTATGCCTCCTGCCAATGGATATTTACACAAAGGCGCTGATG GTGGTCCTGGTACCCGGGTTATTTGCTCAGATTGTTATGATAATGCCAACATCTACTCCAGGACCCGAGAATACTGTCCGTACACCTATATTGCTGAGGAAGATGTTCTAGATCAGACACTGTCCAGCCTCATGGTCCAGATGCCCAAAGAGACGTATTTGGCACATCCTCCCCCAGATGCCCCTACCCTGGAGAGCCTGGTGTCATCAGCAGACAAAGAGATGGCTGCCTTTCCCACCAACCATGAGAGGATAAATGAGAAGAAACTTCCCTCCACACAGATGAACGGTG AAACGTTGCCGCGGCCTCTGTGGAACATAAGCAAAGAGCTAGGCCTGCCTCATCCTCCCTTTTCCCAGCAGCCAGTCCTTGAGCCACCACAAGTCCATCAAAATGAGGGTCTGGCAGAGAGTGGCCCAGACTGTTCCGCCTCCCCCACGCCTTGTCACAGGTTGCACGACCACGCTTTTAATTTTGGTAGGACTCGGAACATTCAAGATGGTAGTGAGGGCACATGA
- the LRIG2 gene encoding leucine-rich repeats and immunoglobulin-like domains protein 2 isoform X1, with translation MAPAPQGVREEPRLDCRSRALSRLFFLAQAALLLLPAARAGLCPAPCSCRVPLLDCSRRKLPAPSWRALSSPLPPDAASLDLSHNRLSNWNISLESQTLQEVKMNYNELTEIPYFGEPTSNITLLSLVHNIIPEINAEAFQFYLALENLDLSSNIISEIKTSSFPRMQLKYLNLSNNRITILEAGCFDNLSSSLLVVKLNRNRISMIPPKIFKLPHLQFLELKRNRIKVVEGLTFQGLDSLRSLKMQRNGISKLKDGAFFGLDNMEELELEHNNLTEVNKGWLYGLRMLQQLYVSQNAVERISPDAWEFCQRLSELDLSYNQLTRLDESAFVGLSLLERLNLGDNRVTHIADGVFRFLSNLQTLNLRNNEISWAIEDASEAFAGLTSLTKLILQGNQIKSITKKAFIGLESLEHLDLNNNAIMSIQENAFSQTRLKELILNTSSLLCDCHLKWLLQWLVDNNFQHSVNVSCAHPEWLAGQSILNVDLKDFVCDDFLKPQIKTHPENTVALRGMNVTLTCTAVSSSDSPMSTVWRKDSEILNDIDVENFVRYQQQAGEALEYTSVLHLFNVNFTDEGRYQCIVTNHFGSNYSQKAKLTVNEMPSFLKTPMDLTIRTGAMARLECAAEGHPAPQISWQKDGGTDFPAARERRMHVMPEDDVFFIANVKIEDMGIYSCMAQNIAGGLSANASLTVLETPSFIRPLEDKTVTRGETAVLQCIAGGSPAPRLNWTKDDGPLLVTERHFFAAANQLLIIVDAGLEDAGKYTCIMSNTLGTERGHIYLNVISSPNCDSSQSSIGHEDDGWTTVGIVIIVVVCCVVGTSLIWVIVIYHMRRKNEDYSITNTDVSFTEELNLPADIPSYLSSQGTLSEPQEGYSNSEAGSHQQLMPPANGYLHKGADGGPGTRVICSDCYDNANIYSRTREYCPYTYIAEEDVLDQTLSSLMVQMPKETYLAHPPPDAPTLESLVSSADKEMAAFPTNHERINEKKLPSTQMNGETLPRPLWNISKELGLPHPPFSQQPVLEPPQVHQNEGLAESGPDCSASPTPCHRLHDHAFNFGRTRNIQDGSEGT, from the exons GGATCTGAGTCATAATCGGTTGTCTAACTGGAACATCAGTTTGGAATCTCAAACCTTACAAGAAGT GAAGATGAATTATAATGAGCTAACAGAAATCCCATATTTTGGAGAACCAACCTCTAATATTACTCTGCTCTCATT agtcCATAATATAATACCAGAAATAAATGCAGAAGCGTTTCAGTTTTACCTTGCTCTCGAGAATTTAGATCTCAGTTCAAATATAATATCAGAAATCAAGACCTCTTCATTTCCTCGAATGCAGCTTAAATACCT aaatttgAGTAATAATAGGATAACCATCTTGGAGGCTGGTTGCTTTGATAATTTATCCAGTTCCCTACTAGTGGTAAAGTTAAACAGGAACAGAATCAGCATGATTCCACCTAAGATTTTCAAGCTACCTCACCTCCAGTTCTT GGAACTTAAAAGAAACAGGATTAAAGTGGTGGAAGGTCTGACATTCCAAGGGCTTGACTCCTTAAGATCTTTGAAGATGCAGCGGAATGGTATTAGCAAACTTAAGGATGGAGCGTTTTTTGGCTTGGATAACATGGAAGAATT AGAACTAGAGCATAATAACCTTACAGAAGTGAACAAGGGATGGTTGTATGGCTTGCGAATGTTACAACAGCTCTATGTGAGCCAGAATGCTGTTGAAAGAATCAGCCCTGACGCGTGGGAGTTCTGCCAAAGACTATCTGAACT TGATTTGTCCTATAACCAGTTGACCCGCCTGGATGAATCTGCCTTTGTGGGTCTGAGCTTACTGGAGAGACTGAATTTAGGGGACAACAGAGTCACTCACATTGCTGATGGTGTATTTCGGTTTCTTTCCAATCTTCAGACACT aaacttaAGGAACAATGAAATTTCATGGGCCATAGAAGATGCTAGTGAAGCTTTTGCTGGACTCACAAGTCTCActaaatt AATCTTACAAGGAAATCAAATTAAGTCAATTACAAAGAAAGCATTCATTGGTCTTGAATCCCTTGAGCATCT AGATTTGAACAACAATGCTATAATGTCTATACAAGAAAATGCTTTTTCTCAGACTCGCTTGAAAGAACT GATTCTGAACACAAGCAGTTTACTCTGTGACTGCCATTTGAAGTGGTTGCTTCAGTGGCTGGTGGATAATAACTTCCAGCATTCTGTGAACGTAAGCTGTGCACACCCTGAATGGCTAGCAGGGCAGAGCATCCTGAACGTGGACCTGAAAGACTTTGTCTgtg atgATTTCCTCAAGCCACAGATAAAAACGCATCCTGAAAATACAGTTGCTCTAAGAGGCATGAATGTGACTCTGACGTGCACTGCAGTGAGCAGCAGCGACTCACCCATGTCTACTGTGTGGCGCAAAGACAGTGAAATCCTGAATGACATCGATGTTGAGAATTTTGTTCGTTATCAGCAGCAAGCTGGAGAAGCTCTAGAATATACGAGTGTCTTACATCTTTTCAATGTGAATTTCACAGATGAAGGAAGATATCAGTGTATCGTTACTAATCACTTTGGATCTAATTATTCTCAAAAAGCCAAACTGACTGTGAATG AGATGCCTTCTTTCCTGAAGACTCCAATGGATCTCACTATCCGCACTGGTGCCATGGCCAGATTAGAATGTGCTGCAGAGGGGCACCCTGCACCTCAGATTTCTTGGCAGAAAGATGGTGGCACCGACTTCCCTGCAGCTCGAGAAAGACGCATGCATGTCATGCCTGAGGATGATGTCTTCTTCATTGCCAACGTGAAAATAGAAGACATGGGAATCTATAGCTGCATGGCACAAAATATAGCCGGAGGCCTCTCAGCAAATGCCTCTCTCACAGTATTAG AGACACCCTCATTTATCAGACCCCTGGAGGATAAGACAGTAACCCGAGGTGAGACTGCAGTATTACAGTGCATAGCTGGAGGGAGTCCTGCCCCTCGTCTCAACTGGACCAAAGATGACGGGCCACTGCTGGTGACAGAACGGCACTTCTTTGCGGCAGCCAACCAGCTTCTCATCATTGTTGATGCTGGCCTGGAAGATGCTGGGAAATACACCTGCATTATGTCTAACACCCTTGGGACAGAACGTGGTCACATTTACCTAAATGTCATTTCATCTCCCAATTGTGACTCTTCCCAGAGTAGCATTGGGCATGAAGATGATGGCTGGACCACAGTTGGCATTGTCATCATTGTTGTGGTCTGCTGTGTTGTGGGCACCTCTTTGATCTGGGTCATTGTTATTTACCAcatgagaaggaagaatgaagacTACAGTATCACAAACACAG ATGTCTCTTTTACAGAGGAACTTAATCTGCCTGCAGACATTCCCAGCTACTTGTCTTCCCAAGGAACACTGTCAGAGCCGCAGGAAGGCTACAGCAACTCTGAGGCAGGCAGTCATCAGCAACTTATGCCTCCTGCCAATGGATATTTACACAAAGGCGCTGATG GTGGTCCTGGTACCCGGGTTATTTGCTCAGATTGTTATGATAATGCCAACATCTACTCCAGGACCCGAGAATACTGTCCGTACACCTATATTGCTGAGGAAGATGTTCTAGATCAGACACTGTCCAGCCTCATGGTCCAGATGCCCAAAGAGACGTATTTGGCACATCCTCCCCCAGATGCCCCTACCCTGGAGAGCCTGGTGTCATCAGCAGACAAAGAGATGGCTGCCTTTCCCACCAACCATGAGAGGATAAATGAGAAGAAACTTCCCTCCACACAGATGAACGGTG AAACGTTGCCGCGGCCTCTGTGGAACATAAGCAAAGAGCTAGGCCTGCCTCATCCTCCCTTTTCCCAGCAGCCAGTCCTTGAGCCACCACAAGTCCATCAAAATGAGGGTCTGGCAGAGAGTGGCCCAGACTGTTCCGCCTCCCCCACGCCTTGTCACAGGTTGCACGACCACGCTTTTAATTTTGGTAGGACTCGGAACATTCAAGATGGTAGTGAGGGCACATGA
- the LRIG2 gene encoding leucine-rich repeats and immunoglobulin-like domains protein 2 isoform X2 has product MAPAPQGVREEPRLDCRSRALSRLFFLAQAALLLLPAARAGLCPAPCSCRVPLLDCSRRKLPAPSWRALSSPLPPDAASLDLSHNRLSNWNISLESQTLQEVKMNYNELTEIPYFGEPTSNITLLSLVHNIIPEINAEAFQFYLALENLDLSSNIISEIKTSSFPRMQLKYLNLSNNRITILEAGCFDNLSSSLLVVKLNRNRISMIPPKIFKLPHLQFLELKRNRIKVVEGLTFQGLDSLRSLKMQRNGISKLKDGAFFGLDNMEELELEHNNLTEVNKGWLYGLRMLQQLYVSQNAVERISPDAWEFCQRLSELDLSYNQLTRLDESAFVGLSLLERLNLGDNRVTHIADGVFRFLSNLQTLNLRNNEISWAIEDASEAFAGLTSLTKLILQGNQIKSITKKAFIGLESLEHLDLNNNAIMSIQENAFSQTRLKELILNTSSLLCDCHLKWLLQWLVDNNFQHSVNVSCAHPEWLAGQSILNVDLKDFVCDDFLKPQIKTHPENTVALRGMNVTLTCTAVSSSDSPMSTVWRKDSEILNDIDVENFVRYQQQAGEALEYTSVLHLFNVNFTDEGRYQCIVTNHFGSNYSQKAKLTVNEMPSFLKTPMDLTIRTGAMARLECAAEGHPAPQISWQKDGGTDFPAARERRMHVMPEDDVFFIANVKIEDMGIYSCMAQNIAGGLSANASLTVLETPSFIRPLEDKTVTRGETAVLQCIAGGSPAPRLNWTKDDGPLLVTERHFFAAANQLLIIVDAGLEDAGKYTCIMSNTLGTERGHIYLNVISSPNCDSSQSSIGHEDDGWTTVGIVIIVVVCCVVGTSLIWVIVIYHMRRKNEDYSITNTEELNLPADIPSYLSSQGTLSEPQEGYSNSEAGSHQQLMPPANGYLHKGADGGPGTRVICSDCYDNANIYSRTREYCPYTYIAEEDVLDQTLSSLMVQMPKETYLAHPPPDAPTLESLVSSADKEMAAFPTNHERINEKKLPSTQMNGETLPRPLWNISKELGLPHPPFSQQPVLEPPQVHQNEGLAESGPDCSASPTPCHRLHDHAFNFGRTRNIQDGSEGT; this is encoded by the exons GGATCTGAGTCATAATCGGTTGTCTAACTGGAACATCAGTTTGGAATCTCAAACCTTACAAGAAGT GAAGATGAATTATAATGAGCTAACAGAAATCCCATATTTTGGAGAACCAACCTCTAATATTACTCTGCTCTCATT agtcCATAATATAATACCAGAAATAAATGCAGAAGCGTTTCAGTTTTACCTTGCTCTCGAGAATTTAGATCTCAGTTCAAATATAATATCAGAAATCAAGACCTCTTCATTTCCTCGAATGCAGCTTAAATACCT aaatttgAGTAATAATAGGATAACCATCTTGGAGGCTGGTTGCTTTGATAATTTATCCAGTTCCCTACTAGTGGTAAAGTTAAACAGGAACAGAATCAGCATGATTCCACCTAAGATTTTCAAGCTACCTCACCTCCAGTTCTT GGAACTTAAAAGAAACAGGATTAAAGTGGTGGAAGGTCTGACATTCCAAGGGCTTGACTCCTTAAGATCTTTGAAGATGCAGCGGAATGGTATTAGCAAACTTAAGGATGGAGCGTTTTTTGGCTTGGATAACATGGAAGAATT AGAACTAGAGCATAATAACCTTACAGAAGTGAACAAGGGATGGTTGTATGGCTTGCGAATGTTACAACAGCTCTATGTGAGCCAGAATGCTGTTGAAAGAATCAGCCCTGACGCGTGGGAGTTCTGCCAAAGACTATCTGAACT TGATTTGTCCTATAACCAGTTGACCCGCCTGGATGAATCTGCCTTTGTGGGTCTGAGCTTACTGGAGAGACTGAATTTAGGGGACAACAGAGTCACTCACATTGCTGATGGTGTATTTCGGTTTCTTTCCAATCTTCAGACACT aaacttaAGGAACAATGAAATTTCATGGGCCATAGAAGATGCTAGTGAAGCTTTTGCTGGACTCACAAGTCTCActaaatt AATCTTACAAGGAAATCAAATTAAGTCAATTACAAAGAAAGCATTCATTGGTCTTGAATCCCTTGAGCATCT AGATTTGAACAACAATGCTATAATGTCTATACAAGAAAATGCTTTTTCTCAGACTCGCTTGAAAGAACT GATTCTGAACACAAGCAGTTTACTCTGTGACTGCCATTTGAAGTGGTTGCTTCAGTGGCTGGTGGATAATAACTTCCAGCATTCTGTGAACGTAAGCTGTGCACACCCTGAATGGCTAGCAGGGCAGAGCATCCTGAACGTGGACCTGAAAGACTTTGTCTgtg atgATTTCCTCAAGCCACAGATAAAAACGCATCCTGAAAATACAGTTGCTCTAAGAGGCATGAATGTGACTCTGACGTGCACTGCAGTGAGCAGCAGCGACTCACCCATGTCTACTGTGTGGCGCAAAGACAGTGAAATCCTGAATGACATCGATGTTGAGAATTTTGTTCGTTATCAGCAGCAAGCTGGAGAAGCTCTAGAATATACGAGTGTCTTACATCTTTTCAATGTGAATTTCACAGATGAAGGAAGATATCAGTGTATCGTTACTAATCACTTTGGATCTAATTATTCTCAAAAAGCCAAACTGACTGTGAATG AGATGCCTTCTTTCCTGAAGACTCCAATGGATCTCACTATCCGCACTGGTGCCATGGCCAGATTAGAATGTGCTGCAGAGGGGCACCCTGCACCTCAGATTTCTTGGCAGAAAGATGGTGGCACCGACTTCCCTGCAGCTCGAGAAAGACGCATGCATGTCATGCCTGAGGATGATGTCTTCTTCATTGCCAACGTGAAAATAGAAGACATGGGAATCTATAGCTGCATGGCACAAAATATAGCCGGAGGCCTCTCAGCAAATGCCTCTCTCACAGTATTAG AGACACCCTCATTTATCAGACCCCTGGAGGATAAGACAGTAACCCGAGGTGAGACTGCAGTATTACAGTGCATAGCTGGAGGGAGTCCTGCCCCTCGTCTCAACTGGACCAAAGATGACGGGCCACTGCTGGTGACAGAACGGCACTTCTTTGCGGCAGCCAACCAGCTTCTCATCATTGTTGATGCTGGCCTGGAAGATGCTGGGAAATACACCTGCATTATGTCTAACACCCTTGGGACAGAACGTGGTCACATTTACCTAAATGTCATTTCATCTCCCAATTGTGACTCTTCCCAGAGTAGCATTGGGCATGAAGATGATGGCTGGACCACAGTTGGCATTGTCATCATTGTTGTGGTCTGCTGTGTTGTGGGCACCTCTTTGATCTGGGTCATTGTTATTTACCAcatgagaaggaagaatgaagacTACAGTATCACAAACACAG AGGAACTTAATCTGCCTGCAGACATTCCCAGCTACTTGTCTTCCCAAGGAACACTGTCAGAGCCGCAGGAAGGCTACAGCAACTCTGAGGCAGGCAGTCATCAGCAACTTATGCCTCCTGCCAATGGATATTTACACAAAGGCGCTGATG GTGGTCCTGGTACCCGGGTTATTTGCTCAGATTGTTATGATAATGCCAACATCTACTCCAGGACCCGAGAATACTGTCCGTACACCTATATTGCTGAGGAAGATGTTCTAGATCAGACACTGTCCAGCCTCATGGTCCAGATGCCCAAAGAGACGTATTTGGCACATCCTCCCCCAGATGCCCCTACCCTGGAGAGCCTGGTGTCATCAGCAGACAAAGAGATGGCTGCCTTTCCCACCAACCATGAGAGGATAAATGAGAAGAAACTTCCCTCCACACAGATGAACGGTG AAACGTTGCCGCGGCCTCTGTGGAACATAAGCAAAGAGCTAGGCCTGCCTCATCCTCCCTTTTCCCAGCAGCCAGTCCTTGAGCCACCACAAGTCCATCAAAATGAGGGTCTGGCAGAGAGTGGCCCAGACTGTTCCGCCTCCCCCACGCCTTGTCACAGGTTGCACGACCACGCTTTTAATTTTGGTAGGACTCGGAACATTCAAGATGGTAGTGAGGGCACATGA